The segment CTCAACAACCCTTGGATAAGGGGGCAACTGACGGTAAACCAAAAATCGTACCATCTCTAATTCGTCCATAGAGTTGTCCAAGACCAAGAAGGTTAACTTACCATAGGAAGGCCAATCCACTGTGGGGAGGTCGTCCATGGGTATGAAAGTCGTCCATCAGGGAAATAGCTGGAAGACCTcgcaacacttagaaaattctcAGAAATGGATTTATCTACGAAAGCTTGTAATTCAGGCCACGTTCTACTATTTTGAAGTATGAGCAAATCCTTGTTTATCGCTATAACTTCCCACTAAGTACTTAACTTCTAGTGGTAGTTGTAGGAGATAAGATTGAACATTCTAACTTCTATAGCAGTTGTGGAGGTTAAGTCTGAACCTTCCAACTTCCACATGTGTTGAGgaagttactaaacaagtaaccactCCAAAGCTCACTATATAAGGACTCATCCACATCAAATGAAAGTAAGTTTTCATTGCTCCTAAAGTTGTGATTCTTGAGTTCTAGAGAGAAAAACTAACTTAAGCGTCGAAAGGTTCTTGGCCAATTTACCCCAGTCACCTTTgatattgtgtttctttcttttcaggccTTTCAACAACCACTAGTCCATTGAAGCCCGGAGCATTCAGCCTATTGATTTTCTTTACATCATCaggattaaatataattaattaggtaTTATAATCTTATTGAGTCTCCTTAAGGTGGCGTTTGGTACGGGAGAATTCACATTACTCCCAGCATCTAGATTCCTGAGAATGTGATGCCTTGCAATCTGGATGCCTAAGAATGTAACTATTCCTTTGTTTGGTTTAATTGGGAATTTAATAAGATTCCTAGGAATGTGAGAatataatttttggtttattcctAGAAATCTtaactaaattatttattttttccattctaTCCTTAGATTTGTAAATacaatataagtttttttttttgttttgttttttttttttttaatcttcctctaaatatataatgaaaaacaaaatatactctataaattatgacaaattcattaaaactattgtttaaaaaaagaaaagatgaataTATCAACAGAGTTGTCTATCCTGTTTATGTTGTTTTGATGGGAAGAGATAATATTGTTTTGGCGGGAAGagataaagacaaaaaaaaaaaaaaaagatattgatgatttgttttttattttatctcaattgcttaaatgataaggaaaaagggttataattgtcaatttataaaaaaatacaatttcctttGAGTTTTGGAATCTAGATACCCACTTGTTTTAAAGAGAATCCACATTCCTACTAAAATGGGGTTAAAGGGGGAATCCAGATGATAGGGGAATCTAGATTCCCTAGTGTGATTCGCAACTAAACATGAGAATCTTTAAACATTCTTGAGAGTCCTAAAATATTACCCTATACCAAATGCCACATAATAGTAAACGGAGAGACACTTGCGTACAAGAAGTTCTAAGAGTTTGAATTGTCAAAAGTCGTCAAATCCCAAAACAATGTACAAGAGGAGGATTGGGTTCAAATGTTGACTTGGCATTTGGATGGATTCTCTAAGTTCAAGTGTTGATTCGACCATTGAGTACAAACTCCTCCTAGATTCTTTCTTCATATtgttgtgcaattttttttaaaaattttttattctagcTCATAAATGACAAGTTTCTTTGAATAATTGTGTGAAATTAAAGTCATGTGGTGTTTCAAATTCATCTTtggataaattacaaattacaccgtAAAGTTTtggggtgtttgaattttacaccctgaaatttCAAGATTTAGATTTTACCTCCTGAATTTTAaggatgtttagattttacactctAACGTTTGGGGGTGTCTGGATTTTACACcataaagtttcagaattttgggatgtaaaatccaaacactccaaactttaggaaataaaatccaaaatttgaaatgttagggtgtaaaatccaaatattctcaaattttAGGGGTATAATTTGCAATTGACCCTTCATTTTAACACTTAGGCTTAAAGCTTTTCCcactctataaatagaggagaCCTCCTCATTTACAAAGGactctgaattctttgaaagaGTTTTTGGGAAAGACCCATTAAGTGGTCGTTGATCCTTTTTGTAGCCATATTACTATGACCCTCAAAAGTCTCAAGTTTACGATTTCTTTACATAAAATTGACTAAAAGAAGGCCTTTAATTTGTTTCCAAACACAAATCAATCAAGAATTATCACTATTCCATTGAAATTCACAAAGAACACTTCAAAGGAGATGCTGCCCGAACCACCCAATAAGGACTAAGGAGGTGTTGTCTGAAGTCTGAACCACCTCGTCCCAAATCAAAGAGGTGCAACCCAAACCATCTTGATCTAATCCAAGGAGGCGCTACCCATCCAAACCAAGGAGTCAAACCATCTCAAAGTGCAACCCAAGTTTTGAGCTTGAAGGAAGAATGCTCCTCACAATGATCCAAAACCCATAAGGAAACGTTTGGTTCACTGTAATGTTACATTATGCCATAATATTACGTTATTGTaatcttacattaatgtaatctcAATACAGTAATACAAGATTACATTATTTAGAAAGGTGATGAGATTAAggtgatgtgatatattttgtaatttaatattatggtaatgttagaaaaaaatagaaaaaataaaaaattttaatgtcacATCAAGAGTACATCATAGTGAACCAAATGCACCCTAAAAGTATTCAAGACTATTATTGAATCAAACATCGCATGCAATTATAAACCTCAAACTGAGTAGTGTGGACTTAAAGCTCTAAATTTGTGATATACTATAATGTTTGTATTTGATGATATGCAATAAATACTATGAACATACTCAAGGTTTTTTTCCCCCACAGTAACATGCTGTTCTCTTAAATTTTATGACATGTTTGGTTGTTTTGATTGCATGACATGAACTCATAGCCACCATATTTTAGAAGATCTATTCATCGGGCAGGGTGGATGCCTAACACTTTCCCACTCTGTAACTCAACTTTCGAGCTTAGATCAATTACTCATAGACTTGTTCTTATcacaatgtaattttttttttttttttttaataatgtaacTAGAAATCAAAACCCTACCTCTTCTTAGATTGTATATAGGACCAAGACAGtgtatttgttcttattttctatcaaatataattgcacaattattcaatcaataaaataaggAATTTATCATATTACATGATTTCTTATTttccattaaataaaaataagtggcgacttcGAATGTGCAACCCTCAATCAAGTGGGGATGATATTATCAATTAAACCTCCATTTTTGGAGACAATAAACACAATTTCACCCATTCACTTGGGTTTGgtccaaaatcaaaacaaatggGTTGATATCGAGGTCTCTCACACAacccaaaatctaaaatttaagcAAACCCCACCCAACCAACCTTACCTCTAAGGTTGAAAACTTACCTAATTAGCCTATCATCCTTCACCACAAACCACTAGCtaaaaaattcaccaaaatcCTTCACACCACCATCACAAGTTGGGATGTGACCAACCCATTCCAACACCCAAAAACTTATCCTCACTCATACCCAACACTCTTCAACAAATTGTGGCAAATGATGTGTTcctttgaaaaattgaaatattagaGTTATTTAGTCCGTTTTTGAGCACACCTATTCTCGCATTAAATTTCACAACTTATGGGCTTGTGCTATTGGGAGTGATCAACGAAAAATGGTTGTTAGGTATAATTAGTAGTGGACATAAAGTGTCCACCACTCAAAAAAATCTTGTATAAACTAGGCATATTATGTCATCTGGGAGACTAACATGTGGGTCTGACTACCTATGGGGCCCACATGTCAGTTTCACAAAGGGTGTATATGTGCGAGCCCCTAGATACTTTCTCCCACCATTTAGCAATTTGTGAAATTGggtttgattattattattatttttttgagaaggggGGTTTGATTAATGATTATACATGTTCTgagaattaattaaaaatagttaCTCTTAGAATGGAAGTATAGAATAAACGGAATATAATACAGGTAAAGAGGTAACGGAAGATATGTCAACGACAACCAACAAATTACCGTTAAAAATTGGACATTGTTGTCAGCCACATTATTATTCTTAGCGTCTTTCTTcgctcatctctctctctctctctctctctctctctctctctctcgcttaCATTTTCTTGTCCTAGAAACTTCATGGAACAACGTTTGTAGCATCTGCAATTTCTATACGATTCTTTCATTTGTCCGAATAAAGGTACAGAGAAAACCGACCTACACAAATACATGtatctatttatatatgtatCTATGCATATGTGTTATCTGGTggaatttataaatatatgtcaATTTTGATTTCTATCAATCTTGTTCTACTCTGATGGGATATTTGGATCAAAATACTATTGGGTTTTTGATAGCTTCCAGAAATATTTGATTTTGACGTACCAAATTAAAGGCTTATCACAATATGGAGGTTTTGTGTCAAATGCATATGTTTGATATCAATATGGGTATTTGATGATACAGTTTGGGAAATTTATATGTTGTTTCCTATCACCTTAGCATCTGTGGGATTAAGATGGTGATTTAattgtgaatttttcttttttatttttaattatgggCAGTGATTTAGATGATGGATTTTAAGGGATTAGCAAGGCATTTTATGAAGAAAGATGGGACTAGTGAGTTGGATGTGGTCTATCCAATTAAATCAGAATGCCAAGCTGAAATGCCGAAGACCGGTTTTAAGCTTAGGGTATCTTCTCCTTTGCTACCTTTTGGTCACTTGTTAAATTCATTTATCTTACGTTGTGTGAATTCATTGTCTGCAACTATAGAAAAATTGTTTGCCTTTCACTTTTCTAATCTTTTTACACTGATTTATTAGAAATTCTAGTGTTGATAACTTTCTCTTTTAGTACTTGTACTTtgcattttgaaatttcaattagTATTGTGATGGAATGCTTTTTAAGTTGAAAAGTTGGGACGTCTCATGGATGCAATTATGGTACTCTTTTGCCATTTCATTATGATACTTATCTACCAAAAAAAGTATCATTATTATGTATGCCAATATGagtatctctcttttttccagAGAGCATATGTTATATGTTTAAAACTATCTATTTGACAGGCTGGGAAAACCCTTAGTGCAAGACGATGGTACACTGCATTCTCTCAAGATGGGCATTTGGATATAGAGAAAGTGCTTAGAAGGATCCAGCGAGGGGTAAACTTCTTTTGTTGATAGCTATTTTGTTTAACTACATTTGCTGAATCTTCTAGTGTGTTGAGTTGTTCTCCTGCGAAACCTCTAGTGGTTTTGCTTATTGTATGCACTAATATATTCACCACTTGACTGAAAAGTTTAAGATCTATTATAATCTGCCTCCAATGTAAATTATGATTTTCTGATTTAAGGGTTTAGAAGAAATTAAGTAACCTGGCTTTGGGCTTCAAATTTTGTAGTATGGATAGAGCATTGGTGCatctaataatatttttcatgcttaaatatataaataaatgtaagtttttgtaatgcTTGCTAAGGTgctaatatgatttttttagtgttatcaagtttttaaatgcgaaatgattttttttatatttattttgggaGGGGTGGGGGGTGGGATCTTGTAGAAGTTAATGGGTTGAAATAATTAATGCAATCTAACTACACGTGGTCATGCTGATAGGAAAACTTAGAGGCTGATTCTTTTCCTTATGATCCTATGGAGGATGTTATAGGACTCTTACACCTCAAGGGTGTTGTTATATTGTTGTCAGCTACTTCTTTGCTCCACATTTCTTCTCTGGTTTTAATTCCTTTCTTTCTCAACGGAATTTTCCCTCTCCTCTGTGCTCATCTTcttggttattttatttttagtataaaatGTAGCATGTAACTGTTTTGTAGAGCAGATGGTTCTTTCTGGGCTTATCAGATTGCAAATTGCTTGCTAGGATGAGTTCTATCCTATTCCCTATTAGACCTATCTAAAACATATTCTTGGCAGAGCAAGAATCACTAATGTTCCATATTGAAAAAACTTTGTGATTTCACTATTTAGACAAGATAACAGAGAGCTGTATAAGATTGTTTGCTTATATATAGAAGTAAAATACACCCAATAGTAAGCAGGAACCATTTGATTTAAGTTTATGGCACTACAAGGTTGGAAGGAAGGTAAAAAAGGTCAAGGAGGTGAGATTGACATCACAACCTATGATTTTAAAGAGCATATGGCTCTAGATGAGCTCAATGAGAAATATGGTTTTTATAACCAACACCAGGTAGTGGGGGATCTGCAATGGCATTTTTATCCCAAGAATtctgtatttttcattttctttgaaaCAGAAAAATTGGGTGAAATTGTGTTTGTCACAATGATGATGAAAAATAATCTCTTGAAAGTGGGAGACAAAAGTGACTTAGTGACATTGCCAATTggatgttttcaattttttaaaccaGAAAATTTGAAAGCATGTTTGTGAATCTCAAGTGGCCTAACATTACTCCACATAAAAAGGCATCCTCTGACTTGCCCCAACTGCTTTGCTCTTTGTACCTTTACTCTAAATCAATCACAGGGGAAAAACATTtccactttatatatatatatatatatttgcaattgatttaggtttaaagtttaaactcaGCATCAACATCAAATgaaggtttaattttttttgtcttcatttTCTGTGATTTTATGGACATGGTCTATTGATTTCTTGGTcttctctctactctctctctcatctccttattgggccccccccccccccccccttttttcttGCACTCTAAGTTGTggttaatatttcattttctctGCTAACATTATATGGGACTGACAGctacaaaatgaataaatgagTCATCAGATGTTAGCCGTTGATAATATGTGATTTGCAGTGCAGACAGCATTTGGTACTCCTTTCATGTGGAGAAGTAAAAGCCATATTTGGATAATATACTAACCCTTTCTACATTGCGTGTTTGTTTTAAATGCTAGGGTGTTCATCCTGCAATCAAAGGGGCTGTCTGGGAGTTCTTGTTGGGTTGCTTTGATCCTAATAGCACATTTGAAGACCGGATTCAGCTCAGGGAACAGCGTAGGTAACATTTTCCTTATAAATTGCAATTTAACTTGAAGAATAATGAATCAAATTAAGAAAAGGTaggaaaaaaatatcatttattgtccCCTTCTCTCTTTTTAGTTGTAGTAGTTTTCTCATCCTCATTATACTCTCATACTGCTGGATCTATGAATTGGTCCTGGTTCCAGGTTTTGGATAATTATTGAGACAATATATTCTGTGATCAAACATGGTTATGAAGAATCTATACCATCATGTCGTGTTAAGTTATTTCTCAGGTTATTTTATGTCTCGTTAGtgtttaatattatttgtgtttATGTACATAAATGCCACTTTTTCCCCACTGTCATGGGCCAGCCTGCTGAACCATTGGATGCATAATGCagttgtttttttggtttggccTTTGGTTCAAGTTTTAAATGTTGTCTTTGATATAATGTACAGGAGGCTTCCCCAAGTTTTTCAGTTTGGCCTTGTGTCAATCACTGGCTGgtgcttttattattatttggaaaaaaaaaaaaaaaattgcatgctTTTGATCCTGTGAACATCATTCTTGTCTTTTCCATCTCCTCTTTTCTTCATTGAAGTGGTGACTTTATAGGCCATATCTATCTTTTAGGCATCAGTATAGAACGTGGAAAGCTGAATGTCAAAAGATGGTCCCAGTTATTGGTAGTGGAAGGTTTATTACGGCACCCATAATCAATAATGATCGCCAAATGATAGAAGATTCTTCCACAGATAGTAATTTTCAAGATGATAATGGAGTTATGGCTACATCCCTTGTAGATTCTTCTTTGGATCATGGCAGGCATGTGAGTAATGCTGTTTCAGAGAAGAAAGTGATTCAGTGGAAGCTTAACTTGCATCAAATTGGTATGTATATCCATTTCATTGGTTCATTTGCTACTGAATTGATTATCTTTTTCTGCTTGAACTCTATAAAAGTGgctaaaaattttcttttcactcacaATGTGGAAGTAAGTAGTCTAATTGGACAATTTCAAGTTCTGGTCTAGCTCACATAGCacaaaattcataataaattttctttgtaCTAGCCCCACTGTGTAAAGAGGACTTGATTCATTCATGAGTGGAAATTTGCTCCAATCAGATACTTTCTTTTCCATAGAGATTGCATGCCCATTTTAGTGTATATAGTATCCGTACCTAATGACAAAAATGATTTATACTTTTGGTTTGGTGCCTATAGAATGTGTACACAGCTAAAAGGCTAACCCAGAATTATAAATGTTACATGTGATTGcaacttttttttcaaattaattctaTTTAGTTATCTTATGGTTGCTAATACGTCCCTTACTAACTGTTAAAAGTGAATTACccaaagaaagggaaaaaaactgTCAACAGTGTCTAACACTACTGGTGAAATCGGGGTTGTAGGTCTTGATGTTGTTCGCACAGATCGAGCACTTGTCTTTTATGAAAGTGAAGCTAATCAGGCAAAACTTTGGGATATTCTTGCTGTTTATGCTTGGGTGGACAATGATATAGGTTATGTTCAAGGTGGACTTCTATCAACTTCATCCTTCACTGTTAAACTGGAACAGTTCTGATTTATGATAGTGATAACAGGATTCTTTCTTAAGCAGGAATGAGTGATATTTGCTCACCAATGGTAATTCTTCTTGAAAACGAAGCAGATGCATTTTGGTGTTTTGAGCGCGCAATGCGAAGGCTGGTATGCATTATTTAATCTAGTTCAAACTGTTATTGAAAAAATAGTTGTGATAAAGTTAAATGGACTATCTTCTGTGTAtcaatgaccttttttttttttttttccttttcagtttATGTTTGGTACTtgttttgtaaatatatatacatcccTTCCCATACAAGAAAAGGTTCTGGAGTAGATTGCAATAATGGTTCCATTAAATAGTTTAGCTCAGTTTAATTTCTGTATATATATCTCACCTTTGTTTTTGTAAGTGCCATGTAAGCAGCTCCACTTTTAGAATTGAAGATTTCATATACCCATCTAGATATCTACTGGATGATGCAACAATTTGGAGGTTCTAGTAACATAGGAAAGATTTGTAAAGCTGCTTAAGTATCCTTAATTGGTGGGTTCAGGTGAGGGAAAATGGTAGGCTTTATGATGGTGGAAGAAGTAATATAAGGTTTGTAGAATATTGTGGTTTGATAAGGCTAACTTTGGGGGCTAAAAAGTTACAGGGGTTCAGAAATAGAGACATTTGTTGAAGGACATTTGTGCAGCAGCTATACTTTGGATTTGGGCTATTTTGATGAGGGTTTGGAATAAATAGGACCTTGGGTacatatcaaaaataaataaataggacCTTGGGAATGAGATGATGTCATTGTGATGGCAAGATAAAGATAACAGGGGCTGATACAGGTCTGATTAAAAAGACTACAACTGTGCAGAGAGTCAAAGAACCGTGTTCAGAGCATTAAAGGAAAGAGAAGAATGACAAGACAAGAATAAGGATAGAACTTTTCTTCTCATCATCAGGCTCCTGATAAAATCTTCTTTATCTAGGGGAAGATCCAACAATTTGGATAACTGCCTGTGTATGCTTGTAGTGCACTAAGTTTAAGAAACCTATGACTTTAGGTGTTATGATactaaaaaaaagggttcatGGTTAATAGTTGACACAGGGCAAACCAGACgatgcaaccaaaaaaaataaagagaaaaaggaaaataaatgatagGTAACGCCTAGGAGTATGCACCTAGCTTTGGATGGAGTTAGCACTAGAACATTAGGAaaatttcaagagaaattttatCCATCATCGAAATAATCAGTCTCAATAGGAGTACATTATTGTACTTGTATAGATTactaaaccctaattttaactgACATagtaaaccctaattctaattgacttaagaaatctaattttaaattacttaGAAAATCCCAATTATGGAATTATAGACATAATCTTGACCCTAAGAAATAAAATAGTCTAATTAACtacaaataccaaaaataaaatacaattgactcCAATTAAATCggaataattttaatataaatcttTTCTTGTACTTCCCACATCTAGCCTTTAcaacaccaccccccccccccccccccccaaaaaaaaaaaaaaaaaagagtaaaattaAACACTCTTTTAACCCTAGACCCATACTGAATGACCTTACAAAATATGTAAGCTTTGCCCTCATCAGACAAATGGGATTAACATCTTGAAAGCCATACATATGTGGATGGCTATTTGATTCTTTTTCACATAGCAACATCATCTGGCTAATGGTAATGGTGATTAGAGAACAGTTTGTAAGtgttttactttaattttttattcatgatTTTACATGTAGATATTGGATTTttgtcttcttcctcttttttatttgggaTAAGTAAATTGGAtatatgaaattgaaattgttgtgcatttggatatatatatatatatatatatatatatatataggttagAAGTGTTTTACATTCCGCTAATACAGTATTTAAAATCCTTTAACTGAAGCTGATGATTTTCTTTGAACATTGATTTCACTTATTGGCCCTAAATGATTTGTTATGCGATTGGTAATTGTTATATCTATCTTCTAAGGTATAACCTAACTCCTGCTCATGCTTTGCTAACAGAGAAAAAACTTTAGATGCAGTACTAGTTCAGTAGGGGTGCAAGCTCAGCTGAGTGCACTCTCACAGATAATTAAAGTTATTGATCCTAAGCTTCATCAACACCTTGGTATCAGTTCCCattcctagtttttttttttttttttttttttccttaaatcttatatttaaattaatttttaagctCTATTTAATGTCTACTCCTTTGCACTGTGGACCTGGGTGCTAGTCACTCCAAACTCTGAAAATTTACACCATTTAcgaaaactagtaaaaactatcagttaaagaattaaaataatatataatagaaaaatatgggttatgaaaattgaaactgtGATACAAAGGTGTCCTTAGTATGATTCCTTCTATGGGGATTTTGTGTGGACTACTTGCTAGAAAGAGTGAAACTCTTACATCCATTTGATTCTATGTTCTTTGGAAAGTCCTACATgcatttattaaatataatattgttAATACTTATATGGATGCTTTAACATTTTTGACAACTTatcatttgaaatttgaattatgGAAGAGTTTTGGTCATTATGTTAAGGATAACATTTCTTGAGCATTTGTTTTTGTCCTTGGCTACAAACTACTGTCTTACAATGTGATAGGGTCATGTGATGGTGGTGCAGACACAAGACATAGGCTCTCCATCACATAGACCTATGGCCTTAGAAGTGAAAAGAAGGCGGCCCAACTTGTGGCCTTATGTTGGGGCTTGCTAATAATTGGGCTTAAAGACCTATTAAACCTAATCATTTAATAATCAGGATTTCTTAatgtaattttgtatattctttttaaatttgtcttaggagtttaatttcttttcttgcaaGCAGAGTAAAGTTTTAGAACTCTATTTAAGAACCCATGAGTTCAGTTTTGTGAGAGATGGTTTGCTTGATAATAAATATCTCTTTGCATTATTTCAATGGTCTGATGATGACTCCATCCAAACTTAGGTGCTAAATCCTAGAGTTTTTCTCTTGCTTGGTGTTGACTCCTAGGTTGTGTCTTTTAGTTttcatgtttttaaattttattgtttggtgTAAGTCAATTAGGTTTTTCATGTTTCCTTGCATTTGACGCATCCTGTTGCAGTTTCAAGATCCTGTTTACTGAAAAAATGCGCCAGGCCAGGATTTTGTAATGTGGACTGTAGTTACAGATCAAACCACTTTATGTTATTTGTAGTATCAGACAAACAAGGCTGCAGTGCTTTTAAAGATTGCctaatattcaaataaaatagttGACTCGTTAAAAAGGGTTGAAGTATGAAGAAGGCCAGAAAAACGTCTGTCCTAAATATATCTTAGACCATTTTACGCTGTTTTAAACcccctccccaccccccccccccccccaaaaaaaaaaaaacataacaggCCAAATGCAGTCCAcattgtccccccccccccccccccccccctctgtACATACACCTGCACAAACATGTACTTCTTTTCATATGCATTTGTACCTGAACAGGCCCTTATATTCATCAGCTAAAAccttatttgttttatttggcaGAGGATCTAGATGGTGGGGAGTATTTGTTTGCATTTCGCATGCTGATGGTACTTTTCCGGCGAGAATTTTCCTTTGTGGACTCATTGTATCTTTGGGAGGTAAGGTGGAACTTCTGTATTTACTTGAATCTTCCAAGAAATGGGctcttttttgttaataatttgaaCTCAAGGGTACAGTAGTGTATTGGAGCctctattttagcttatttttaattgatattcTTAATTTTAAGAAAGTAATATAGATTGATTTCAGTTGATGTGGGCCATGGAATACAacccaaatattttttcattatacGAGGAGCCAAGAGATGCTGCAGAAAATATTGTTGCAcccaaaataaatgaaaaattgcTGAAGCAATATGGAAAATTTGAGAGGAAGAATGTAAAGACTGGACGAACAGACCAACATAGTGCACTTGCTGTTTTTCTTGTTGCAAGTGTTCTTGAGAACAAGAATAAGCGACTTCTAAAAGAAGCAAAGGGTTTGGATGATGTTGTCAaggtctctctctcactctctctcatgTGTTTGCTCATgcatatttttgcatttatgctACTGCATTTTTCTTATGGTGAACCTTTCTCTCTAGATCATGAGTGACATAACTGGAAATCTGGATGCTAAAAAGGCGTGTAAGAAGGCATTGAAGATTCACAAAAAGTATTTGAGCAAGGTAGTCTTTGTCCTTTATTTCTCCCCATTCTCCCCATTTTTAAACATACTTGTCAGTTTGTTAGATACCTTTCTATcctcatgtgtgtgtgtgtgtgcacgcgTGCATGTGTATAGAGATGTAttccaataataaaaaaagaattcttaAGAATGATCTCTTTAAGTACATGCAACTAAAATACTTTTTCTATTAATGGCTAATACGGTTCAGCTTGATTTGAAATGAGCGGCAAACATGATTGCTGATGagtttgtatatattttttctcattaaGTTTCTTGTTTGTTACATCATATGGTTTTCCTCCTatattaaaatccaaataactTAGCATCTCTATGTTAATGCAGACCAACAAATCATAGATGATGCTAGGAATCATCAATCAACTCAATATGTGCT is part of the Quercus robur chromosome 9, dhQueRobu3.1, whole genome shotgun sequence genome and harbors:
- the LOC126698522 gene encoding rab GTPase-activating protein 22 isoform X3, encoding MMDFKGLARHFMKKDGTSELDVVYPIKSECQAEMPKTGFKLRAGKTLSARRWYTAFSQDGHLDIEKVLRRIQRGGVHPAIKGAVWEFLLGCFDPNSTFEDRIQLREQRRHQYRTWKAECQKMVPVIGSGRFITAPIINNDRQMIEDSSTDSNFQDDNGVMATSLVDSSLDHGRHVSNAVSEKKVIQWKLNLHQIGLDVVRTDRALVFYESEANQAKLWDILAVYAWVDNDIGYVQGMSDICSPMVILLENEADAFWCFERAMRRLRKNFRCSTSSVGVQAQLSALSQIIKVIDPKLHQHLEDLDGGEYLFAFRMLMVLFRREFSFVDSLYLWELMWAMEYNPNIFSLYEEPRDAAENIVAPKINEKLLKQYGKFERKNVKTGRTDQHSALAVFLVASVLENKNKRLLKEAKGLDDVVKIMSDITGNLDAKKACKKALKIHKKYLSKTNKS
- the LOC126698522 gene encoding GTPase-activating protein gyp7 isoform X2, whose amino-acid sequence is MMDFKGLARHFMKKDGTSELDVVYPIKSECQAEMPKTGFKLRAGKTLSARRWYTAFSQDGHLDIEKVLRRIQRGGVHPAIKGAVWEFLLGCFDPNSTFEDRIQLREQHSSLDHGRHVSNAVSEKKVIQWKLNLHQIGLDVVRTDRALVFYESEANQAKLWDILAVYAWVDNDIGYVQGMSDICSPMVILLENEADAFWCFERAMRRLRKNFRCSTSSVGVQAQLSALSQIIKVIDPKLHQHLEDLDGGEYLFAFRMLMVLFRREFSFVDSLYLWELMWAMEYNPNIFSLYEEPRDAAENIVAPKINEKLLKQYGKFERKNVKTGRTDQHSALAVFLVASVLENKNKRLLKEAKGLDDVVKIMSDITGNLDAKKACKKALKIHKKYLSKLGDGWVSTGLIIVTADCADRSSVYDSAVATYLSCTGQDDTLSKKKKEILSNGDSSKISDRRSPLQGCLTLKIGNDQQHEHAKENS
- the LOC126698522 gene encoding rab GTPase-activating protein 22 isoform X1, giving the protein MMDFKGLARHFMKKDGTSELDVVYPIKSECQAEMPKTGFKLRAGKTLSARRWYTAFSQDGHLDIEKVLRRIQRGGVHPAIKGAVWEFLLGCFDPNSTFEDRIQLREQRRHQYRTWKAECQKMVPVIGSGRFITAPIINNDRQMIEDSSTDSNFQDDNGVMATSLVDSSLDHGRHVSNAVSEKKVIQWKLNLHQIGLDVVRTDRALVFYESEANQAKLWDILAVYAWVDNDIGYVQGMSDICSPMVILLENEADAFWCFERAMRRLRKNFRCSTSSVGVQAQLSALSQIIKVIDPKLHQHLEDLDGGEYLFAFRMLMVLFRREFSFVDSLYLWELMWAMEYNPNIFSLYEEPRDAAENIVAPKINEKLLKQYGKFERKNVKTGRTDQHSALAVFLVASVLENKNKRLLKEAKGLDDVVKIMSDITGNLDAKKACKKALKIHKKYLSKLGDGWVSTGLIIVTADCADRSSVYDSAVATYLSCTGQDDTLSKKKKEILSNGDSSKISDRRSPLQGCLTLKIGNDQQHEHAKENS
- the LOC126698522 gene encoding rab GTPase-activating protein 22 isoform X5 gives rise to the protein MMDFKGLARHFMKKDGTSELDVVYPIKSECQAEMPKTGFKLRAGKTLSARRWYTAFSQDGHLDIEKVLRRIQRGGVHPAIKGAVWEFLLGCFDPNSTFEDRIQLREQRRHQYRTWKAECQKMVPVIGSGRFITAPIINNDRQMIEDSSTDSNFQDDNGVMATSLVDSSLDHGRHVSNAVSEKKVIQWKLNLHQIGLDVVRTDRALVFYESEANQAKLWDILAVYAWVDNDIGYVQGMSDICSPMVILLENEADAFWCFERAMRRLRKNFRCSTSSVGVQAQLSALSQIIKVIDPKLHQHLEDLDGGEYLFAFRMLMVLFRREFSFVDSLYLWEIDFS